One segment of Taeniopygia guttata chromosome 17, bTaeGut7.mat, whole genome shotgun sequence DNA contains the following:
- the STOM gene encoding stomatin, giving the protein MADQEAGCPPKSRRLQDDSYPGFGICGWILVITSLIFTVLTFPISVWMCIKIVKEYERAIIFRLGRILKGGAKGPGLFFVLPCTDSFIKVDMRTISFDIPPQEILTKDSVTVNVDGVVYYRVQNATLAVTNIINADSATRLLAQTTLRNVLGTKSLAEILSDREEIAHSMQVTLDEATDDWGIKVERVEIKDVKLPIQLQRAMAAEAEAAREARAKVIAAEGEMNASRALKEAAIVITESPAALQLRYLQTLTTIAAEKNSTIVFPLPINILQGLLERNNKRRTGFSIAKTRQAATSTESDIFKVWDEVMELKCQEH; this is encoded by the exons ATGATTCCTATCCTGGCTTCGGTATTTGTGGATGGATCCTGGTGATCACCTCGTTAATTTTCACTGTTCTTACATTTCCTATATCAGTATGGATGTGCATAAAG ATTGTCAAGGAATACGAGCGAGCCATCATCTTCCGACTTGGACGCATCCTAAAAGGGGGAGCGAAGGGACCAG gtttgttttttgtccTGCCTTGCACAGATAGCTTCATCAAAGTTGATATGAGAACCATCTCTTTTGATATCCCTCCTCAGGAG ATCCTGACCAAGGACTCAGTGACGGTTAACGTGGATGGAGTGGTTTATTACAGGGTGCAGAACGCCACCCTGGCTGTGACAAACATCATCAATGCCGACTCAGCCACCCGGCTCCTGGCACAGACCACCCTGAGGAATGTCCTGGGCACCAAAAGCCTCGCTGAGATCCTCTCTGACCGTGAGGAAATTGCACACAGCATGCAG GTCACACTTGATGAGGCAACAGACGATTGGGGCATTAAGGTGGAACGTGTGGAGATCAAGGATGTGAAGTTACCTatccagctgcagagagccatGGCTGCAGAAGCAGAGGCTGCCCGGGAGGCGAGAGCCAAG gtGATCGCGGCCGAGGGGGAGATGAACGCGTCCAGGGCCCTGAAGGAGGCGGCCATAGTGATCACGGAGTCTCCCGCCGCTCTGCAGCTCCGCTACCTGCAGACCCTGACCACCATCGCTGCCGAGAAGAATTCCACCATCGTCTTCCCCCTGCCCATAAACATCCTGCAGGGCCTTCTAG AACGGAATAATAAGAGAAGAACTGGATTCAGCATAGCAAAGACTCGTCAGGCTGCCACCAGCACCGAGTCTGACATCTTTAAAGTCTGGGACGAGGTAATGGAACTGAAATGCCAAGAACACTGA